The window GTGTCGTAGTATCTTTGTGACTTTGAACTTACTCCATAACTAGCAAGGAGCTGTTGGTGTTCCTCAGGTTGGTCCCACTATTCTTACCATTCCATCTCCTCCTCTTAGTGTGTGGTCCTCAATGGATTGTGGTAGCGTgcactactgtcatggattgtcttgagtattttttttgtttttcagagaGAGCAGGAGATACGGATGGGCCAAATGGCTATGGGAGGTAAGGACTTAGGAGGTTAGACTGTCATTTCCTTTTTTGTCTGGTCTCTGGTGAACTATATAGCTTCTCCAACCTAGTCCAGATTTAAGAGACTTGACATTTCTGGGAGTGTCATTTTTGGGGGGTGACATGTCTTAGCGCAGACGTCTCACTGAATTATTTCCTTTGGTGGCATAGAAAGAGACTTAACAATCTCCACACCCTGTACTAATTACATTACTCTGCTTTAGGTGCTATGGGCATAAACAACAGAGGTGCCATGCCTCCAGCTCCTGTGCCAGCTGGTACCCCAGCTCCTCCAGGACCTGCCACTATGATGCCAGATGGAACCTTAGGATTGGTAATAAATTGTAGGGCATTACAGTAACTGGTAGTAGGATAGGAAAGGTTTTTCCTTCACAGCCCCTGAAGCTACCTTGATTTTCCGATAAGTATTGATCTTCAGGACTAGTGGTATCCATTAAATGTAATCTCAAGATCTTTATTTTCCAATCTTGAGCAAACCCAGTCTATACTTTGTCTAGGAGTTAAGCAAATGACTCTGTCTACCTGGCCAGTCTGATTGTTCAGCTGCTACCCTGGtaagcagattattttttggAGAGAAGACAGTAAAAGCTACTGTAGATGTTATCACATAAAATAGATGGGAATCCAAAGGCTTTATGGCTTGTAAAATCTTGAAGTGGTTTTGGTTCTAGTGTCAAAATGCTTGGATTaaaactgggagccctggtgtcacagtggttaagtgcttggctgctaacccagaagatcggtagtttgaacccaccagccattccgtgagagaaagatgtggcagtctgcttccataaagatttatagcagttctaccctgtcctgcagggtctctatgagtcagaatttgactggacgacaagggttttttttttttttatgcttacatTGCTGAAGAGTGGTGGCCTGCCCTTGTCCAGATAACCTAGCTTAGGAAAAAGGACTTGACTAGAACTTAGCCCGAGTCCCTGGGCCATACAAACGGTTAACGCagtcaactactaactgaaaaattggtggtttgaacctacccagaggtacctcaaaagaaaggcctggtgacctgcttctgaaaggtcacagccgtgaaaaacctatggagtgcagttctacactgaaacatatggggttgccatgaatcagaattgacttggcaatccttttttttgtaatttgttttattttctgttgagggtatacacagcagaacacacaccaattccaccctttctacatgtacagttcaggtgtgtgtatgtgtgttttaagAACTTACCCAACCTAGGGATTTAGTACATAATTTTGCCTAATAGTGAGGATTGGGGATAAAAGGTTAAAGGTAGGTTGGTTGCATGGGTTCTAATTCAGGTAATCTTCTTTTCAGGGTTATCCACTAATTTTGTTCTATACAGGCTTGGTCACCCCTAACATCAGGAGCTTTATtgaataaagacaaaaaacccagtgccgtcgagtcgattctgactcctagcgaccctataggacagagtagaactgccccatagagtttccaaggagtgcctggtggttttgagctgccgtccctttggttagcagccataccacttaaccactacgccaccagcgtttcccctTATTGAATAGTTGAGTGAAAAGTTCCTTCCCAGTTAGCTTTTACTGGCCTCCAGGGGAGGGACTACAGATGGGTGTGAAGCTTAGGACAAAGGTTCTATTGTAACAttgctcttttttctctttaagaCCCCACCAACAACTGAGCGTTTTGGCCAAGCTGCTACAATGGAAGGAATTGGGGCAATTGGTGGAACCCCTCCTGCATTCAATCGTGCAGCTCCTGGAGCTGAATTTGCTCCAAACAAACGTCGCCGATACTAATAAATTTGCCGTCTAGTTTCCCAAAACCCGTAAAAGAAGGACCCTTTTTGGACTAGCCAGAATTCTACTCTGGAAGAATGTTAGGGATTCCTCCCAATAGTTAGGTCTTCCCTGCCTGTACTACTCTCTAGGGAGTATGCTGGAGGCAGAGGGCAAGGGAGGGGTGGTATTTAACACGAGTTTTGTGTGGTATATTGTTTAACAGATCAATTTCCTGTGGTGCATTCCTGAAATCTAAATAAAATGGATGTTGAGGGCCTTGGGGGCGTCATGGCAAAAATGGATCCAGTTAGTGCCCCCATCAATCTTGATCATTCCGTTATTTGTCCATGCTGTTTTCTTCATATTCTCATACTTAAAAATTCAACCCCAGAGATAATGCCACATATACCACAAAAACCAAACATCCCCCAATGACCTTAGCCCCATTGCTCCATTCACTCCCGGGTCAGAATTTAGGCGAATGTCCACAGAGGTCATAGACAACATACATACGGTTCTGTTATATCCCATATATTACCCCTTCATGTCCTAAAGGAGACATTTTCTCTTATAGATTTTCATTTTagtatatcttttaaaaaaatcttgtgttaacttgcctccatctttttcttGGGTGAGGACAACCCAGAAATCGCCCTTTTGTGTCTATGATGTTGCTATTCACACCTTTTCTTGATAGGCCTAGTACAGTCTTGGGAACAGGGTTGCTGTATGTTGAAGGTCTGACAGTAGCTCTTAGCCCTGCCTGTCTTAGGTAGTTATGCTGTGCATTTTTTATTGGTGTACCATGTTTGATTTGTTCTTGATACATTAAATTTGGAATTTTCCTGAGAAATGGAGCAGTAATGCAGCATCAActtattaaaatacattttaagccTTTTAATTTCCTGTGCTATTTttgaaggggaagggagggtggAGGGTAATTCTGTCTTAGGAGATGAGTACTATGCTTTATAAGGGTAATTCTTACCGAGCTTTTGAATAAAGCATTAGTCATCCATCTGAGGAGAAAGGGGGGGTTAGATGCATACTATAACTGAAATGGTTGGCAAGGATCAATGCTATTGGGACTACACAGAAGTAGTGAGAATAGGAGCAAAGCTGCTGCTTTGAAAGGGGAAGAAAATGAGCTGGAGGAATTGGGGTATCATTGAGCCTGGGGTGTATCTCAAAGTTGGTATTCATTTCTGAGCAGCTGCTAATATGTCAGTGGCTTGGGATTGGCATGGTAAATCTAAAGCTGAAAAGTGATTAGCTAACCTCACCCAAGTTCTAAGCCCTACTCTGGCCTGATCCTTTTTCCTGAGCCTCAGAGCTAAAATGCTCTTGAGCTCTTGCCTGTTGGCTGGGAAGACCAATTGAAGTTCCCTTGCCCATGTTAGGAGGTATACGCCTCCTGAACTAAAGATAGAAACAGCTGGCCCTTCTAGGCAGCTGAAAACCTCCAGACTAAGAGGTGTTACCCACTCAACAGCCAGGCTCCTTGAAATACCCTTTCTTTAATTCTACCAACGCCTCTATGTCTCTACTCTGCCATAACAAAGGCTGTGGGCAGCACTTTGACCCCAATACCAACCTTTCTGGTGAGTATTTCTGACCTTGCTTAGGGGTTCTGTGGGTGTTGGGCGGTCAGGTGTAGGGTAGCACAGCAAAGGAGCAGGGAAAGAAACTTGATGTACTTGCCTTAGTTTGGTCTGGATGATCTTCATCCTTCACTGATAACTTCTGTTACATTGGATGGGAAGAAACTACAAGAATATAAACCCGGGGAAGAGGTGAGACACGATACTCGATACAGTTATCTTTCCTTTCTTGATCCTCCCCTCTACTGGTGTCCAGATTCCTGTTGCCATCACCCTGGTGTCCCAATCTTTCATGATGCGCTTAAGGTGAGGAGCAGGTGATGGGGGGATAGCAGGAGCATTTCCCAATGGCAATATACCCAGGAATCTAAGCTGAGAATGGGTCTTTTATTAGGGTTGGTCCTGCTGCCGGAAGCGAACTGTAGATTTCTCTGAATTCTTAAGCATCAAGGTAAATCCTTTTCTTCCTTTGATTCTGCCCATAATAGAAGGATTCTATCCCTAATCCTTATCTCCTTATCTATACTAGGGCTGTACTATGGGACCAcattgtgctgagaagctccctgaGGCCCCACAACCTGAGGGCCCTGCCACAAGCAGTTCACTTCAGGAGCAAAAAGCTCTGAATACGAGTCCAAAGTCAGCAGAGACTTTGCGCCGGGAGAGGCCCAAGTAAAGAGGAGGTTTCCGGGTTTTTCCTACATTTatgtatcctaaaaaaaaaaaaacagtgctaagGAGTGATTAATGAGCCATTGAGATTTTGGAACTGGGAACGAGAGATGTGAGGAGGGCCAGGATGGTGTATATTCTGTGCCTTCGGGAAAATTTGTGtccagaaataattttacttgctCTAGGGTGGTTTGGGGTGGTGATGGGATGGATTTAAGTCAGTGGAGTAGATAATCCCTCACAAATAGACATACTTAGTATGTAACACAAGAGGGGTTGTTGAGaatgatgtaattttttttaaagagccttAAGCTAAGTCTTACATCAAGAAAAGCATGTGGTACTGGCAGCCAAGAGGCTGCAGAGGAGAATAATTTTGTGAGAATAGTATGAACAACAGAAGAAGATCATATTGAGTCTACAATTAAATTATAAAGGAAGGTGAGGATGAATAGAGGGGAAAGTGGAGGTCAAGAATCTGGGATTGTTAAATACTAGTGTTTAAAGGACtggagaggaagaggaaatgaCCTAGTTCTGAAGAGCAATGTGGTAAGAGCAACTGAGTGGATGGGCAAGAGAAGCCCTGGAATTTCCCCAGGGTTCAGGGCTATGGGATGTCCACAGAGATGGAAACTGGCAATGGGGTTGTTGCCCAATACCTCCAGTCCTGCCCCACTTTCACCAGACTTCTTTGACTCCATTACAACTGGTGGGAGTCTTGGAGCTGGTGGTCATGGTTAATGGGTCAAGACTAAATCACCTCACCCATAACTCCTAGGTCAGAGTTTCCTCTAAAGCTGCTGCCACTAAATATATCCCAAGCCCTGGAAATGGCATTGGAACAGAAGGAACTAGACCAGGAACCTGGGGCAGGTAGGTGGGTCCTTAGTAGGACAGCCATTGCAGACTGGAGTTCAGTGGATGTGGCCATTGGGTGGGGGGATGGATAGGTTCCTGACTTACTTTACCTTGCACAGGACTTGACAGTAGTCTGTTCCGGACTAGTTCCTGCTGCCAGAACCCAGGATGTGATGCTGTGAGTGAGAGTTTGGGGACTCAAGCATGTGGCTGAAAAATGCTACACCTGAGGGATGACTGGGTGTAGATATGAGACTGAGTGGGGTAACCGTAGAATGACCTGATTCCTTTCCTGATTCTCCATTATTCTTCTTAGGTTTACCAAGGCCCTGAGAGTGATGTTACTCCATGTACCTACCACCCAGGAGCACCCCGGTTCCAtgaggggtgagggaggggaCTGGGTGGGCTGTGAGAGAGGTTTCTCCCAACCAGTATTGTTCATAATACGGGAGTGGGTGTTTATGGGGGGGAAAGGAAGATTCAGTTGAATAATCTTCCCGCCTCAGGATGAAGTCTTGGAGCTGTTGTGGCATCCAGACCCTGGATTTTGGGGCATTCCTGGCACAGCCAGGATGCAGAGTTGGTAGACATGACTGGGGGAAGCAGGTAAGCCCCAACTTGCCTGAACTCTTGATTAGAATCCAATCCCAGAGATAACCTCTCCTCCCTGTACCTCATGGCCAAGCTTTCTATCTTGTCCCCTTTGTACGGGCCAAATAAGATTCTGCTACTTATCCATCAAGAACCCAGAGGCTTTGCAATATGATGGAGTATTAATCTTtctgagactttctgtctcttctcCACCCATACAATGAGGACTCTCCTTGGGTTAAGAGTTCCTTCTCAACTATCCTCATTTCACATCATATCTTTAGCTGCCAGCATCTTGCCGCCATGATTGGCACCAGACAGATTCCTTAGTAGTGGTGACTGTCTATGGCCGGATTCCACTGCCTGCATTCAACTGGGTGAAGGCCAGTCAAACAGAGGTGAGGAATCATCTGATGCTGGATGGGAGGCAGACTTACTGTGTGTACTTAACCTACAGGCTTCATAGTTCCCTGAGAGGAAGGTAACAGTATCAGGTCAGGGTTGTTTGGATGACCCTTGGATATAGGGATCACACCTCTGGCCTGGTTCTCTGCCATAACGACTTGTTCTGACCTTCTGGGGTTGTTACTACCCctgtaattcttttctttcagcttcaTGTCCACATTGTCTTTGATGATAATCGTATTTTCCAAGC is drawn from Loxodonta africana isolate mLoxAfr1 chromosome X, mLoxAfr1.hap2, whole genome shotgun sequence and contains these coding sequences:
- the ITGB1BP2 gene encoding integrin beta-1-binding protein 2 isoform X3; the protein is MSLLCHNKGCGQHFDPNTNLSDSCCHHPGVPIFHDALKGWSCCRKRTVDFSEFLSIKGCTMGPHCAEKLPEAPQPEGPATSSSLQEQKALNTSPKSAETLRRERPKSEFPLKLLPLNISQALEMALEQKELDQEPGAGLDSSLFRTSSCCQNPGCDAVYQGPESDVTPCTYHPGAPRFHEGMKSWSCCGIQTLDFGAFLAQPGCRVGRHDWGKQLPASCRHDWHQTDSLVVVTVYGRIPLPAFNWVKASQTELHVHIVFDDNRIFQAQMKLWGYRLQPDDCFPACPALHTS
- the ITGB1BP2 gene encoding integrin beta-1-binding protein 2 isoform X1 — encoded protein: MSLLCHNKGCGQHFDPNTNLSDSCCHHPGVPIFHDALKGWSCCRKRTVDFSEFLSIKGCTMGPHCAEKLPEAPQPEGPATSSSLQEQKALNTSPKSAETLRRERPKSEFPLKLLPLNISQALEMALEQKELDQEPGAGLDSSLFRTSSCCQNPGCDAVYQGPESDVTPCTYHPGAPRFHEGMKSWSCCGIQTLDFGAFLAQPGCRVGRHDWGKQLPASCRHDWHQTDSLVVVTVYGRIPLPAFNWVKASQTELHVHIVFDDNRIFQAQMKLWGVINVEQSSVSLMPSRVEISLVKADPGSWAQLEHPSALAEKARAGGGLEMDKEEPEDSDDDLSWTEEEEEEAMGE
- the ITGB1BP2 gene encoding integrin beta-1-binding protein 2 isoform X2 gives rise to the protein MSLLCHNKGCGQHFDPNTNLSDSCCHHPGVPIFHDALKGWSCCRKRTVDFSEFLSIKGCTMGPHCAEKLPEAPQPEGPATSSSLQEQKALNTSPKSAETLRRERPKSEFPLKLLPLNISQALEMALEQKELDQEPGAGLDSSLFRTSSCCQNPGCDAVYQGPESDVTPCTYHPGAPRFHEGMKSWSCCGIQTLDFGAFLAQPGCRVGRHDWGKQLHVHIVFDDNRIFQAQMKLWGVINVEQSSVSLMPSRVEISLVKADPGSWAQLEHPSALAEKARAGGGLEMDKEEPEDSDDDLSWTEEEEEEAMGE